Within the Nerophis ophidion isolate RoL-2023_Sa linkage group LG01, RoL_Noph_v1.0, whole genome shotgun sequence genome, the region tagatccactatggactggactctcactattatgttagatccactatggactggactctcactattatgttagatccactatggactggactctcactattatgttagatccactatggactggactctcactattatgttagatccactatggactggactctcactattatgttagatccactatggactggactctcactattatgttagatccactatggactggactctcactattatgttagatccactcgacatccattgcaccggtcgcccatggGGGAAGGAAGACTCCCCACATCCACGGTcccctccgaggtttctcattgtcccattgggttgagtttttccttgccctgatgtggtgtCAGAGGatcttgttgtggcttgtgcagccctttgagacactcatgatttagggctatataagtaaacattgattgatgactcCCCCACTATTTCAAGGTCGATTTTTAAAGTTCCATTATtagtttgtaaatgttttaatgGCCCTTGAGCCTTCTTATATACAGTATCTGACCTATTTTCAGGTGGCGTTAAATGTAGTTCTTCCCCACTCTGAACACCTGAAAGGGCCTTTTTTTCTCAGTGCAAAGTCATGTTCTGTAATTATCAATAGTTCTGTGCGtgtgtttttttctcttcttttttgtgtgtaaatgttgatgtttttgtaTGTTCGGTGATTGCGTTGTTGTCATTCTGGCAAGGCACTAAATGAATGGccatgaaacactacacacacacacacacacacacacacacacacacacacacacacacacacacacacacagtacaataGAAGAAAGCGTGTCGCGAGTTCAAGGAGAAACATCTCTTGGATCATGTCTGAAAcaaagtgtgtttgtgttgtttgtgtcctgcagacgtccggCAGCTGATTTTTCATCCCGAAGAACAGCTGCAGAGACGGAACCCCACCCTGACGCGGGAGGCTAAGCAGCTCCCCCACGTTAAAAAGGAAAAGGAGGAACTATGGATCACTCAGGCGGAAGAGTGTCTTttaggacgagaggaagctgattacaccaagtttccactgactattgtctctgtgaagactgaagatgacgaagagaaaccacaagtagacaacctcttagctccactatcagatagtgaggctgaagacgaggttgaaAATCCTTTGAGCAGCAAAACAGACTGTGAACTTCTCCTTCAGCCGAAGGGGCGAACCTCCACTTTGACGCAGGAGGCTTTGCAGCCCCctaattttaaaaaggaagaggaggaactctggatcactcaggagggagagtgtcttgtAAGGTCAGAAAGAGCGGTACTCGCCCAGTTGCCACtgtctgttgtctctgtgaagactgacgacgatgaagagaaaccacaaccagacaaccttttagctccactatcagatagtgaggctgaagacgaggttgaagaacctttgagcagcgatacagaccgtgaaggtgatatgaggactcacgCTGACTTTGAATGCTCTAAAAAGAAGAGCACTAAAACACTTTTGAGCTGCTCAGTTTGTCATAAAAGTTTCACGAAAAAGagcaatttgactcaacacatgagaacacacacaggggaaaaaccatttgattgttcagtttgtggcaaaagcttttgcCAAAAGAGCAATTTGACcgaacacaagagaacacacacaggagaaaaaacatttaattgttcagtttgtcgtAAAAGCTTTTCTCGAAAGACCAgcttgactcaacacatgagaacacacacaggagaaaaaacgtTTAAATGTTCAGTTTGCAGTAAATGTTTTTCTTCCAGATCAGGTTTGACTCAACACATAATGACACACAGCggacaaaaaacattttgttgttcCGTTTGTTGCAAAAGCTTTTTCCTTAAGAGCAATTTGATGCAACATATGGGGACACACgtcggagagaaaccttttaattgttcagtttgcggtaaaagcttttcaaaaaacaacaatttgaCTGAACACGTAAGAACACACACGGgggaaaaaccatttaattgctcaggttgtggcaaaagcttttctctaAAAAGTAGTTTGACAcaac harbors:
- the LOC133562979 gene encoding gastrula zinc finger protein XlCGF57.1-like, with amino-acid sequence MDDYCYAKMVTSCQREHERESETSSKSATGNNKKDDDVRQLIFHPEEQLQRRNPTLTREAKQLPHVKKEKEELWITQAEECLLGREEADYTKFPLTIVSVKTEDDEEKPQVDNLLAPLSDSEAEDEVENPLSSKTDCELLLQPKGRTSTLTQEALQPPNFKKEEEELWITQEGECLVRSERAVLAQLPLSVVSVKTDDDEEKPQPDNLLAPLSDSEAEDEVEEPLSSDTDREGDMRTHADFECSKKKSTKTLLSCSVCHKSFTKKSNLTQHMRTHTGEKPFDCSVCGKSFCQKSNLTEHKRTHTGEKTFNCSVCRKSFSRKTSLTQHMRTHTGEKTFKCSVCSKCFSSRSGLTQHIMTHSGQKTFCCSVCCKSFFLKSNLMQHMGTHVGEKPFNCSVCGKSFSKNNNLTEHVRTHTGEKPFNCSGCGKSFSLKSSLTQHMRTHTAKKAFNCSVCGKTFSQNISLTEHRSAHTCDKKFDCSVCGQILTKKSRVIEHMRTHTGGKIFNCSVCGKMFVSRAVLTRHIMTHTGEKPFDCSVCGKGFSLKSNLTRHLRTHTGEKTFRCSVCGKSFFSRQDLNRHTMNFTSGKPFNCFVCGKMLHHNADAAKHIRTHTGE